One Brassica napus cultivar Da-Ae chromosome A1, Da-Ae, whole genome shotgun sequence genomic region harbors:
- the LOC106364761 gene encoding CXXC motif containing zinc binding protein: MVNYVLKITADLENLTNLQPSGGCDDPNFPYLFKLKCEQCGEVTQKETCVTLNETFTPPGGRGTCHLVQKCKFCGREGNVTMIPGKGRPLTQEDSEAGEHAPLMVFDCRGYEPIDFGFGGFWKAEAESGTKFDEIDLSSGEEFTEYDEKGECPVMISNFRASFTVTK; this comes from the exons atggtgaactatgtgCTCAAAATCACGGCTGATCTCGAGAATCTCACTAATCTCCAGCCCTCCGGTGGCTGCGATGATCCCAACTTCCCTTACCTCTTCAAG ttGAAATGTGAACAATGCGGAGAGGTGACTCAGAAAGAAACATGTGTGACTTTGAATGAGACTTTTACTCCTCCTGGAGGTAGGGGTACTTGCCATCTCGTTCAGAAG TGTAAGTTCTGTGGAAGGGAAGGGAATGTGACAATGATTCCAGGGAAAGGTCGACCTTTAACTCAGGAAGATTCTGAGGCTGGAGAGCATGCTCCTCTTATGGTGTTTGACTGTCGAGGCTACGAACCCATTGATTTCGGATTTGGTGGATTTTGGAAAGCTGAAGCT GAATCTGGAACCAAGTTTGATGAGATTGATTTGTCGAGCGGAGAGGAGTTCACAGAGTATGATGAGAAGGGGGAGTGCCCTGTTA
- the LOC106371117 gene encoding peptidyl-tRNA hydrolase 2, mitochondrial, with product MWPSSGNSSQPQAKKQERKSISGSFKAENLIPGVVIGFIIGMLLDLSQQVKLPVKKSRLLSSKTQNQSSVPSNGSEKELKMVLVVRQDLKMRTGKIASQCAHAATGMYAELMKSDRYRLRQWEECGQPKIAVTCKNQQEMNKIAEAAESVGLPTFVVADAGRTEVAAGSRTVLAVGPGPKQLVDSITGKLALL from the exons ATGTGGCCTTCTTCTGGAAACTCTTCGCAGCCTCAAGCTAAG AAACAGGAGAGGAAGTCGATATCTGGGAGTTTTAAGGCAGAGAATCTAATACCAGGGGTTGTGATAGGTTTCATCATTGGTATGTTGTTGGATCTGTCACAGCAAGTTAAGTTACCTGTGAAAAAGAGCAGACTTTTGTCAAGTAAGACCCAGAACCAGAGCTCCGTACCAAGCAATGGCAGTGAGAAAGAGCTTAAAATG GTTTTAGTAGTTAGGCAAGACTTAAAGATGAGAACAGGCAAAATTGCTTCACAGTGTGCAC ATGCTGCTACCGGCATGTATGCAGAGTTAATGAAGAG CGACCGATACCGTCTGAGGCAATGGGAGGAGTGCGGGCAACCAAAGATAGCCGTCACTTGCAAAAACCAGCAAGAAAT GAATAAGATTGCAGAAGCGGCTGAGAGCGTTGGTCTCCCCACTTTTGTTGTGGCTGATGCGGGAAGAACAGAG GTTGCAGCTGGATCAAGAACGGTTCTTGCAGTTGGACCAG GACCAAAACAGTTGGTTGATTCCATTACCGGTAAGCTGGCGTTACTCTGA
- the LOC106364969 gene encoding nuclear pore complex protein NUP85-like produces MPGMNPKPSDGLPNGGELVPFSTKENSPAVYPLRYSLKSRPHRLSISWGCGNNLRVTVLRNPEPRDDDDGGEAGGEVVNVRLSGEDGEIGDAQWRRIAYGSVSPFALLQSRRNSISSLFKMDTSPSLYQTAWWEYVMEYSKEIKSLLSDSVSSPAPLIEDPRSVIKSAEEPTCLKAAWELMEMFYADKTCLSWWPERLVDWLSDYDVLLSSAHPTIYSKLEDFQKELVGLQAIEDDPRYWEVMSSALSVGWLEIVVKLLHLHGSYQLDQLGNRETENGLVEAVAVLISKMPRMRPKLEAGMFGECFAAKPDFMKTRERWQSQITKLECSAFWVQCAHRPTREGLRNMLKIMMGNADCLSAATSNWMELFVSHLLYLRPFTKGLEGMHNLAQKCVESKPVNTSHKLLRLLIGILGENTEVVLAVCSKEFGSWMVAHAMELLTAGSEEGEVLVHEEQRNLGGINMEELHRLVYAQVLSSHALTWQIAPVYLSSCEKQGLGLLELLFYRQPVQDNQLLIKSLEICRLYELGYVSAKLMKISGVHHWKHGRKGSGIFWLQQARDEHSLKVISQQLFDSVGKSLSDESLKQWEGLVELLGSDSQISGGLDFLHKYRDFKRSLNLVKDGKAIDAAHEAVERLVSLMKSPSTPQRFWLPLLHDSLKLLNWPERSLLNVTQTNLMLNKLQEASIAKIRPGFIESDLSAQAVSSVRLALATNLGRAFLEEC; encoded by the exons ATGCCGGGTATGAATCCGAAACCCAGCGACGGATTACCCAACGGCGGAGAATTAGTTCCGTTTTCGACCAAGGAGAACTCTCCGGCGGTGTATCCTCTTCGCTACAGCCTCAAGTCTCGGCCTCACAGGCTCTCCATCTCCTGGGGGTGCGGGAACAACCTCCGCGTCACGGTTTTACGCAATCCGGAGCCGCGCGATGACGACGACGGCGGAGAAGCTGGCGGCGAGGTGGTGAACGTGAGGCTTAGCGGCGAGGACGGCGAGATCGGCGACGCGCAGTGGCGGAGGATCGCTTATGGATCTGTTTCTCCGTTTGCGCTTTTGCAGAGCAGGAGAAACTCGATTTCGAGCTTGTTTAAGATGGATACGAGTCCGTCTCTGTACCAGACTGCGTG GTGGGAGTATGTGATGGAGTACAGTAAGGAGATTAAGTCTCTTCTTAGTGATTCAGTGTCTTCTCCTGCTCCTTTGATTGAAGATCCAAGATCAGTTATAAAG AGTGCTGAGGAACCGACTTGTTTAAAGGCTGCGTGGGAGTTGATGGAAATGTTTTATGCTGACAAGACATGTCTGTCTTGGTGGCCAGAACGGCTCGTTGACTGGCTATCT GATTATGATGTACTTCTGTCAAGTGCACATCCAACTATCTACTCAAAGCTCGAGGATTTCCAAAAGGAACTTGTTGGCCTACAG GCTATCGAGGATGATCCAAGATACTGGGAAGTGATGTCATCTGCTTTATCAGTTGGTTGGCTAGAGATAGTG GTGAAGTTGTTACACTTGCATGGTTCTTATCAACTAGACCAGCTAGGAAATCGTGAG ACAGAAAATGGTCTGGTAGAAGCTGTCGCTGTTCTCATTTCAAAAATGCCACGGATGCGTCCAAAACTAGAAGCTGGTATGTTTGGTGAATGCTTTGCAGCAAAGCCTGATTTTATGAAG ACACGAGAAAGATGGCAGTCTCAGATAACTAAACTAGAGTGCAGTGCCTTCTGGGTTCAATGTGCTCACCGTCCGACCCGCGAGGGCTTGAGAAATATGTTGAAGATCATGATGGGAAATGCCGATTGCCTCTCAGCTGCGACATCTAACTGGATGGAGTTGTTTGTTTCACATTTACTCTATCTCAGGCCATTCACGAAG GGACTAGAAGGCATGCATAACCTTGCTCAGAAATGTGTTGAGTCAAAGCCAGTTAACACTTCCCATAAGCTTCTGAGGCTGCTTATTGGAATTCTTGGAGAGAATACTGAG GTTGTGCTGGCAGTTTGTTCCAAAGAGTTTGGCTCCTG GATGGTTGCACATGCGATGGAGTTATTGACAGCTGGAAGCGAAGAAGGGGAAGTTCTTGTACATGAGGAGCAGCGAAACTTGGGTGGAATCAACATGGAAGAGCTCCATAGACTTGTCTATGCTCAAGTTCTTTCTTCTCATGCTTTGACTTGGCAG ATAGCTCCTGTTTATCTATCATCCTGCGAGAAACAGGGCCTAGGCTTATTAGAATTGTTGTTCTATAGGCAGCCAGTTCAAGACAATCAGCTGCTTATTAAG AGTCTAGAGATTTGCCGTCTATATGAACTTGGTTATGTCAGTGCTAAACTTATGAAG ATCTCTGGAGTGCATCACTGGAAACATGGGAGGAAAGGGTCTGGGATTTTTTGGCTTCAGCAAGCACGGGACGAGCACTCTCTCAAAGTGATTTCTCAACAGCTGTTTGATTCTGTTGGAAAGTCATTGTCCGATGAAAGTCTCAAG CAATGGGAAGGCCTGGTCGAACTGCTGGGTTCCGACTCGCAGATCTCTGGTGGTCTTGATTTTCTTCACAA GTATAGAGATTTCAAGAGATCACTGAATCTCGTCAAGGATGGAAAAGCCATAGATGCGGCTCACGAAGCTGTGGAGAGACTTGTATCG CTAATGAAGAGCCCCTCTACTCCTCAACGCTTCTGGCTTCCTCTGCTGCATGATTCA TTGAAGCTGTTGAATTGGCCAGAGCGTTCGCTGTTGAATGTAACACAGACCAACCTGATGTTGAACAAACTACAGGAAGCATCCATTGCAAAGATAAGACCAGGCTTCATAGAATCTGATTTGTCTGCTCAAGCTGTGAGTTCTGTGAGACTCGCTCTAGCAACAAATCTCGGACGTGCTTTCCTGGAAGAGTGTTAG
- the LOC106364868 gene encoding uncharacterized protein LOC106364868 codes for MMRFVFFFIVLYVLTANPKLIASWDESPIRFYNPPTPSPAPSPEPNPEDESSLSCVDDLHGVGSLDTTCKLVADLNLTRDRYISGKGNLDVLPGVRLVCNVPGCSLTVNISGNFSLAENSTVIAGSFRLAAENADFAVGSAVDTTGLGGEPPSGASGTPEGVEGAGGGYGGRGACCLSDTTAKLPGDVWGGDVYGWSSLEKPEVYGSRGGTTSNEVDYGGGGGGMVAMEVLGRVGLNGSVLADGDSGGVKGGGGSGGSIFVMAHKMEGNGRISASGGDGYAGGGGGRVSVHIYSRHSQPKIFIHGGSSFGCQENSGASGTLYDVVSESLTIDNQNKTTFTDTLLLEFPYHRLFTNLYIQNMAKVAVPLRWSRVQVQGSISLSNGGELNFGLARYASSEFELFAEEVLMSNSAIKVFGALRMTVKVFLMLKSRMFIDGGGVTMLGTSMLDISNLLVLKESSVIQSNGNLGVHGQGLLHLRGAGDTIEAQRLILSLFYSIKVGAGAVLRGPLQNTSTGGLTPKLYCQREDCPVELLHPPEDCNVNASLPFTLQICRVEDITVEGLIKGSVIHFHLARTVVVRSSGTITGDGMGCKGGVGTGRFLRSGIGSGGGHGGKGGSGCYNHTCIEGGDSYGNADLPCELGSGSGDEESSDSVAGGGIIVIGSLEHPLSSLSLEGTITTDGETPRKTLKTISNTSLGPGGGSGGTVLLFLRSLDIAKSAILSSIGGNGSLKGGGGGSGGRIHFHWSDIPTGDVYHHIANVKGRVYVRGGLGASEDNVGEAGTLTGKACPEGLYGLYCEECPVGTYKNVTGSDKALCSLCPAKDLPHRAVYITIRGGVAEAPCPYQCVSDRYHMPHCYTTLEELIYTFGGPWLFGILLVVLLLLLALVFSVARMKFISGEEVHGAATTHHGSQIDHSFPFLESLNEVMETSRVEESQGHMHRIYFLGPNTFSEPWHLSHTPPDEIKEIVYEAAFNGFVDEINAIAAYQWWEGAIYIMLSVLVYPLAWSWQQSRRRLKFQKLRDFVRSEYDHSCLRSCRSRALYEGLKVAATPDLMLAHLDFFLGGDEKRNDLPPPVHERFPMPLVFGGDGSYMAYYSLQSDDILTSLLSQLVPPTTWYRFVAGLNAQLRLVQQGKLRSTFRSVMRWIETHGNPALKRNGVRVDLARFQTSPSSSCQYGILVQAIVDEVPSPRDVNETEQQHPWGVQIDNSSLHFTQSPTTSINHFRHRDGGEIIDIGSLQFLKEEKDVLSLLSFLIHNTKPVGHQDLVGLVISVLLLGDLTLMLLTLLQLYSISILDVFLALFILPLSILFPFPAGVSALFSHGPRRSAGRTRVYALWNITSLVNVVVAFVCGYIHYHGSSAGKKIPYLEPWNISMDENEWWIFPGALFLCKVLQSQLVNWHVANLEIQDYSLYSDDSELFWQS; via the exons ATGATGAgattcgtcttcttcttcatcgtcctctACGTGTTAACCGCAAATCCGAAACTAATCGCGTCGTGGGATGAGTCTCCGATTAGATTCTACAATCCTCCCACACCTTCTCCGGCGCCATCGCCGGAGCCTAACCCTGAAGATGAGTCTTCACTTTCGTGCGTCGACGACCTACACGGCGTTGGCTCGTTGGACACCACGTGCAAACTCGTCGCCGATTTGAATCTCACGCGTGACCGTTACATCTCCGGCAAAGGCAACCTCGACGTTCTGCCCGGCGTCAGATTGGTTTGCAACGTCCCGGGATGCTCGTTGACGGTCAACATCTCCGGGAACTTCTCGCTGGCCGAGAACTCGACGGTCATCGCCGGGAGTTTCCGCCTCGCGGCGGAGAACGCCGATTTCGCGGTCGGCTCGGCGGTGGACACCACCGGGTTGGGCGGGGAGCCGCCGTCGGGGGCGAGCGGGACGCCGGAGGGAGTGGAGGGAGCCGGCGGAGGGTACGGTGGGAGAGGGGCTTGCTGCTTGTCCGATACGACGGCGAAGCTTCCCGGGGATGTGTGGGGTGGTGACGTGTACGGTTGGTCATCTCTTGAGAAGCCGGAGGTTTATGGTAGTAGAGGTGGGACCACGAGTAATGAGGTTGACTACGGTGGAGGTGGCGGCGGGATGGTGGCGATGGAGGTGTTAGGGCGTGTGGGGCTAAACGGCAGCGTTTTGGCTGATGGGGACAGTGGTGGAGTCAAAGGTGGTGGTGGGTCCGGCGGCAGCATCTTCGTCATGGCACATAAAAT GGAAGGAAATGGTCGGATAAGTGCATCTGGAGGCGATGGTTATgctggtggaggtggtggaCGAGTATCTGTCCATATATACAGCCGCCACTCTCAGCCGAAAATCTTTATCCATG gaGGTAGTAGTTTTGGTTGTCAAGAAAATTCTGGAGCTTCTGGGACACTGTATGATGTTGTTTCAGAGAGCTTAACTATAGACAACCAGAATAAGACAACTTTTACAGACACTCTTCTCTTGGAGTTCCCTTACCATCGCCTTTTCACCAATTTGTATATCCAGAATATGGCCAAAGTTGCTGTTCCCTTGCGTTGGAGCCGTGTCCAG GTTCAAGGATCAATAAGTTTGTCAAATGGTGGAGAGTTGAACTTTGGTCTTGCTCGTTATGCTTCTTCAGAATTTGAGTTATTCGCAGAGGAAGTCTTGATGAGCAATTCTGCTATCAAG GTGTTTGGGGCATTGCGTATGACAGTGAAGGTGTTCTTGATGTTGAAGTCAAGAATGTTTATCGATGGTGGTGGTGTGACAATGCTGGGGACTTCAATGCTTGATATTAGTAATTTGTTAGTGCTCAag GAGTCATCAGTGATACAATCCAATGGAAACCTCGGAGTACATGGGCAGGGTCTGTTACATCTAAGAGGCGCTGGAGATACAATTGAAGCACAACGTCTGATTTTGTCTCTGTTTTATAGCATCAAG GTTGGAGCTGGAGCGGTCTTGCGTGGTCCTTTGCAGAATACATCAACTGGTGGCCT TACTCCAAAGCTTTACTGTCAACGTGAAGATTGTCCTGTTGAGCTACTCCACCCGCCGGAGGATTGCAATGTCAATGCATCACTTCCATTCACTCTTCAG ATCTGCCGAGTTGAGGATATTACTGTTGAAGGTCTCATCAAAGGATCTGTTATACATTTCCATCTGGCAAGAACCGTCGTTGTCCGCTCTTCTGGAACAATAACCGGAGATGGGATGG GCTGCAAAGGTGGAGTGGGGACAGGTAGGTTTCTGAGAAGCGGTATTGGGAGTGGTGGTGGACATGGCGGTAAAGGTGGAAGCGGGTGTTACAATCATACTTGCATTGAAGGTGGTGATTCTTATGGAAATGCAGATCTACCTTGTGAACTTGGCAGTGGAAGTGGAGATGAAGAGTCATCAGATTCAGTTGCTGGTGGTGGAATCATTG TGATTGGTTCGCTTGAGCACCCACTTTCAAGCTTGTCACTTGAGGGAACGATAACAACTGATGGTGAGACTCCCAGGAAGACGCTTAAAACCATAAGTAACACAAGTTTAGGACCTGGTGGTGGTTCAGGTGGAACAGTGCTTTTGTTCTTGCGCTCACTTGACATAGCCAAGTCCGCTATTCTCTCTAGTATTGGGGGAAACGGTAGTCTAAAGGGAGGTGGTGGGGGAAGTGGTGGAAGGATTCATTTTCATTGGTCAGACATTCCAACTGGTGATGTTTATCATCACATTGCCAACGTAAAGGGAAGAGTTTATGTAAG AGGAGGGTTGGGTGCAAGTGAAGATAACGTTGGAGAGGCAGGAACTTTGACTGGTAAAGCTTGTCCAGAAGGCCTCTATGGTCTATACTGCGAGGAATGTCCAGTTGGAACTTATAAGAATGTTACTGGATCTGATAAAGCTCTGTGTAGTCTTTGTCCGGCTAAAGATCTTCCCCACCGTGCTGTATACATCACCATTCGAG GTGGTGTTGCGGAAGCCCCTTGTCCATATCAATGCGTTTCGGATAGATACCACATGCCGCATTGTTACACTACACTTGAAGAGTTAATATACACATTTGGTGGACCTTGGCTGTTCGGCATTCTTTTGGTAGTTTTGCTGCTTCTACTAGCACTTGTCTTTAGCGTCGCCAGAATGAAGTTTATTAGTGGCGAGGAGGTACACGGAGCTGCAACAACCCATCATGGCTCTCAGATTGATCACTCATTCCCATTCCTTGAGTCTTTGAACGAG GTGATGGAGACAAGCAGGGTGGAGGAATCACAGGGACACATGCATAGGATATATTTCTTAGGTCCTAATACATTTAGTGAACCTTGGCATCTTTCTCATACTCCCCCAGATGAAATAAAGGAGATTGT gtACGAGGCTGCGTTTAATGGATTTGTTGATGAGATCAATGCTATAGCAGCATACCAGTGGTGGGAGGGTGCGATATACATCATGCTTTCAGTTCTTGTCTATCCGCTTGCGTGGTCGTGGCAGCAATCACGTAGGAGGCTGAAGTTTCAGAAACTCCGTGACTTTGTTCGTTCAGAATATGACCATTCTTGTCTACGCTCATGTCGTTCAAGAGCATTATATGAAGGGTTAAAG GTAGCTGCTACCCCTGACTTGATGCTAGCTCATCTAGATTTTTTCCTTGGTGGCGACGAAAAGAGAAACGATCTTCCTCCTCCTGTTCATGAAAGATTCCCAATGCCTTTAGTTTTTGGTGGCGATGGAAGTTACATGGCTTATTACTCACTCCAAAGTGATGATATTCTGACCAGTCTTTTGAGCCAG TTGGTCCCACCTACCACTTGGTACCGCTTTGTAGCTGGACTTAACGCTCAGCTGCGCCTTGTTCAGCAAGGGAAATTAAGGTCCACGTTTCGCTCGGTTATGAGATGGATTGAGACTCACGGAAACCCTGCCTTGAAAAGAAACGGTGTACGTGTTGACCTAGCTAGGTTCCAGACCTCTCCTTCCTCGTCTTGCCAGTATGGAATCCTTGTTCAGGCCATTGTAGATGAAGTGCCATCGCCAAGAGATGTTAATGAGACAGAACAGCAGCATCCTTG GGGTGTACAAATTGATAACTCGTCTTTACATTTCACACAATCTCCAACTACCTCAATCAATCACTTCAGGCACCGAGACGGCGGAGAGATCATAGACATTGGTAGCTTACAGTTTctcaaagaagagaaagatgTCCTCTCCCTACTCTCATTCTTGATTCATAACACAAAACCTGTTGGCCATCAG GATCTGGTTGGTTTGGTTATCTCGGTGCTACTCTTAGGAGATCTAACTCTAATGTTACTCACGCTGCTCCAACTCTACTCCATATCTATCCTGGACGTTTTTCTCGCTTTGTTTATTTTACCTCTCAGCATCCTTTTCCCGTTCCCTGCTGGAGTCAGCGCTTTGTTTAGCCACGGACCAAGGCGTTCTGCTGGACGCACTCGTGTCTATGCCTTGTGGAACATCACATCTCTGGTCAATGTC GTTGTTGCGTTTGTGTGTGGATATATTCACTATCATGGCTCATCAGCTGGAAAAAAGATTCCGTATCTCGAGCCATGGAACATTAGCAT GGACGAGAACGAATGGTGGATATTCCCGGGCGCTTTGTTCTTGTGCAAAGTGTTGCAATCCCAACTAGTAAACTGGCACGTTGCGAATCTTGAGATACAAGATTACTCCTTATACAGTGATGACTCCGAGCTGTTCTGGCAGTCGTAA